Proteins encoded within one genomic window of Brassica rapa cultivar Chiifu-401-42 chromosome A09, CAAS_Brap_v3.01, whole genome shotgun sequence:
- the LOC103840410 gene encoding uncharacterized protein LOC103840410, translated as MEYERIEKVQKSMISPTKLRMKLMGPHNNKKKEGSSNNSSRTSPVRLQVSDDTEFSKNSLLASKSDSDEDDHVAASTTDIEVAKLRNAPVLDLTESSNQGGMRETDQPRPHQLKKADLSITLRPQEDENLDYDSNASSSSFEFHGGVRGGERSTQSHASRAYPSRQVPSKWSDAEKWILSRQNMVLRKNGQGNRMPVRVVPDNTGYEHTKSRMDPCQSSQAEGFEKFPNLVPTAPHPILTKASSHDNTTAGPASVCMRDMGTEMTPIPSQEPSRSVTPVDATTPLRSPTSSLPSTPRGGKQVESSVSQGPSKNTRRDLSEEEMKARTRREIVALGVQLGKTNIAAWASKEEEENNNNNNNVDAEETQRVEFGKRASAWEEAEKSKHNARYKREEIRIQAWESQEKAKLEAEMRRIEAKVQQMKAEAEAKIVKKIAMAKQRSEEKRAAAEARKARDAEKAAAEAEYIRETGQIPASSYKICCGWLS; from the exons ATGGAGTACGAGAGGATAGAGAAGGTGCAG AAGAGCATGATCTCGCCAACGAAGCTGAGAATGAAGCTAATGGGTCCCCACAATAACAAGAAGAAAGAAGGATCTAGCAATAACTCATCAAGAACATCTCCTGTTCGTCTTCAGGTTTCAGATGACACAGAATTCTCCAAGAACAGCTTGTTAGCTTCCAAGTCCGACTCAGACGAAGATGATCATG TGGCGGCTTCAACTACAGATATAGAAGTAGCTAAACTACGGAATGCGCCAGTTTTGGACCTAACCGAGAGCAGTAATCAAGGTGGTATGAGAGAAACTGATCAACCAAGACCACATCAACTTAAAAAGGCTGACTTGAGTATTACTCTGAGACCACAAGAAGATGAAAATCTTGATTATGACAGTAACGCTAGCTCTTCAAGCTTCGAGTTTCACGGTGGTGTTCGTGGAGGAGAGCGCTCCACTCAGAGCCATGCCTCAAGAGCATACCCTTCGAGACAAGTGCCGTCCAAATGGAGTGATGCTGAGAAGTGGATATTGAGCAGACAGAACATGGTTTTGAGGAAGAACGGTCAAGGGAACCGGATGCCTGTGAGGGTTGTGCCTGATAATACAGGCTACGAGCATACCAAGTCTAGGATGGATCCGTGCCAATCCTCACAAGCTGAAGGGTTCGAGAAGTTCCCTAACTTGGTTCCCACGGCACCACATCCAATTCTAACAAAGGCTTCATCACATGATAACACAACAG CTGGTCCTGCTTCTGTATGTATGAGAGATATGGGGACTGAAATGACGCCAATACCGAGTCAAGAACCTTCAAGATCTGTCACACCAGTTGATGCAACGACTCCTCTTCGCAGCCCTACTTCTTCTCTGCCGTCTACTCCTAGAGGAGGCAAACAAGTAGAGTCTTCTGTGTCACAAGGGCCGTCTAAGAACACAAGAAGAGACTTATCTGAGGAGGAAATGAAAGCGAGGACGAGAAGAGAGATTGTAGCTCTCGGAGTTCAGCTTGGGAAGACAAACATCGCAGCTTGGGCAAGtaaagaggaagaggagaataacaacaacaacaacaatgtgGATGCAGAGGAGACTCAGAGGGTTGAGTTTGGTAAGCGAGCGAGTGCATGGGAAGAAGCAGAGAAATCAAAACATAATGCAAG GTATAAGCGTGAGGAGATCAGGATCCAAGCTTGGGAGAGTCAGGAGAAAGCCAAACTTGAAGCAGAGATGCGACGTATTGAG GCTAAAGTGCAGCAGATGAAAGCTGAAGCTGAAGCAAAGATAGTGAAGAAAATCGCAATGGCTAAGCAAAGATCAGAAGAGAAACGGGCTGCTGCGGAAGCTAGAAAGGCCCGTGACGCCGAGAAGGCAGCAGCTGAAGCTGAATATATCCGGGAAACCGGTCAAATACCGGCTTCAAGTTACAAGATATGTTGTGGTTGGCTCTCATGA